A part of Misgurnus anguillicaudatus chromosome 6, ASM2758022v2, whole genome shotgun sequence genomic DNA contains:
- the ugt5a5 gene encoding UDP glucuronosyltransferase 5 family, polypeptide A5, whose product MHYTPVTFLACLSILPLVYGGKVLVFPVDGSHWVNMNFLIEELHARGHNVTVLRSSNSWYIKEESPFYTSITVYDDNTILELLDTFTKEILVFKRQKLYFWTHLMLTIKAGKVFEKIHLSLLAMMGNIFENQTLMDSIQDAKYDLVLTDPSFGSGVFLAHRLGLPLVLNARWTMHGEAHFDIAPSPLSYVPVPGVELTDKMTFSQRVRNVMTYIIQQTFKSRLVIPHYHSFCNKYFGEEIHYTSILQNADIWLMRNDFIFEFPRPTMPNVIYMAGFQCKPAKPLPADLEEFVRNSREHGLIVMSLGTLFRYLPQDITEEIAAAFAKLPQKIIWRHIGPRPVNIGNNTLLVEWLPQNDLLGHPHTKVFITHGGTNGIQEAIYHGVPILGLPLVFDQPDNLFRMKVRGTAKLVDIAELDRTVFLHALEEVLYNSSYKENMQRLSRLHHDQPMKPLDRAVFWIEFVMRNGGAPHLRTQSFRMSWIAYHSIDVIFILLIISVMFCFLIYICIRYLCFKTVFRKKNKSD is encoded by the coding sequence ATGCATTACACCCCTGTCACTTTCTTAGCATGCTTGAGCATATTACCTCTAGTGTATGGAGGTAAAGTGTTGGTATTTCCAGTAGATGGAAGTCACTGGGTGAACATGAACTTCCTTATCGAAGAATTACACGCAAGGGGCCACAATGTGACTGTCTTGAGATCATCGAATAGCTGGTATATCAAGGAGGAGTCTCCGTTTTACACTTCAATAACTGTTTATGACGACAATACTATTTTAGAGTTACTCGACACATTTACAAAAGAGATACTGGTTTTCaaacgacagaaactgtatttctgGACTCATCTCATGCTTACTATAAAGGCTGGAAAGGTTTTTGAAAAGATTCATCTGAGTCTGCTTGCTATGATGGGAAACATATttgaaaatcaaactttaatggaTTCAATCCAAGATGCAAAGTATGACCTTGTTCTGACGGATCCATCTTTTGGAAGTGGAGTGTTCCTGGCCCACCGCCTCGGCTTGCCACTTGTATTAAATGCACGTTGGACCATGCATGGTGAAGCACACTTTGATATAGCTCCTTCACCTCTGTCTTATGTGCCTGTACCAGGAGTGGAGCTTACGGATAAAATGACTTTCAGTCAAAGAGTGCGGAATGTAATGACATACATTATTCAACAAACTTTTAAATCCAGGTTGGTCATCCCACACTACCACTCCTTCTGTAACAAGTACTTCGGTGAAGAAATTCATTACACTTCCATCCttcaaaatgcagatatctggCTAATGAGAAATGATTTTATCTTTGAGTTTCCACGACCCACGATGCCGAATGTCATCTATATGGCCGGCTTCCAGTGCAAACCTGCAAAGCCACTTCCAGCTGACCTTGAAGAATTTGTGAGAAACTCAAGAGAGCACGGCCTCATTGTAATGTCTCTAGGGACTTTATTTAGATATCTCCCACAGGACATCACTGAGGAAATTGCTGCAGCTTTTGCAAAATTGCCTCAGAAAATCATTTGGAGACACATTGGACCTCGGCCGGTCAATATTGGTAATAATACATTACTTGTGGAGTGGCTACCACAGAACGATCTACTCGGACATCCCCACACAAAGGTTTTTATAACACATGGAGGTACCAATGGAATTCAAGAGGCCATCTACCATGGGGTGCCTATTTTGGGTCTGCCTTTAGTATTTGATCAGCCTGACAATCTGTTCAGAATGAAGGTTAGAGGCACGGCTAAACTTGTGGATATTGCCGAGTTGGACAGGACTGTTTTTCTGCATGCGTTGGAAGAAGTGCTATATAACTCATCATATAAAGAGAACATGCAGAGACTGTCCAGACTTCACCATGATCAGCCAATGAAACCTCTTGATCGTGCCGTCTTCTGGATTGAGTTTGTCATGAGGAACGGTGGAGCGCCTCATTTACGAACACAATCTTTCAGAATGTCCTGGATTGCTTATCACTCCATAGATGTTATTTTTATTCTCCTGataatatctgtaatgttttgtttcctgatttatatttgcataagatatctgtgttttaaaactgtatttagaaagaaaaataaatctgattaa